The sequence TGCGCCATGTGAAAAAGGAGCTGCGCAGCCAGCGGACTGCTGCGAACCGACAATCGATCGGACGTGTCATCAAGATGTACAACGATCGGATTTTCTCGCTGACCAACATGGATGACCTAAGTAAGAAAGAGCGGAAGCTGCGTGAACTGATCATGCAGTGGCAGCTCGACCATACAGCGGAACTCGTCGGAGAAGGACTCGTACGGATCCAGGTCGCATTTCCGATTATGAGAGGTCTGAATAAGCGGCTCTACCGGCTGACCCGTGACAAAAAATACCGGTTTAACTCGTTTTACGGATGGCTGCTGCATCGGGAGCTGAAGGGGATGCGGCTGAAACCGCTCCCTCCCGGAGATCGCCGGAAACAGCGGATGCTTTTATTGCGGAACAATGCAGAATTCGTGACAGACAAATTGAAGAGCCTGGAAGACGGGGAGTTTTCCGCCGAACTCGTCGAAGGCTTCCTGCTGAACTATGAACGAATGGGCGGCTATGGCATGCCGAAGGAAGAAGCCCACCACCTTCATGAATGGATTGATTATGCGCTGCAAGCCGAACGAAGCTTCATCCAGTCCGCCTTCGAGCAGGGGGATATCTCCCGAAGAGATATGAAGCGGTATCGTGAGAATCTGCTGGCGATCGAAAACAGCGTCCAGCTGCAGGACGGTTCGGAAGAATAGGCCGCGCATCGTCAGGGAACACAAAGAAAGAGAGTGCACCGGATACAGCCGGAAGCACTCTCTTTTTCTGAAGAGGATAAAATGATTATGCGTTCGCCGCTGCCTTCTTCGGCTGGGTCAGCAGCTTCGGATCTTTCAAGTAGTTGATAATGCCTTCCGAGGCACGGTAGGACAAGGCACCGATCGTCGCGGTCGGGTGGTGGCCGCCGAATTGCGGGAATGCCGAGCCGCCGACGACGAACAGGTTCTCCATATCCCACATCTGCAGGTAGTTGTTGACGGCAGACGTTTCCGGGTCTTCGCCCATACTGACACCGCCTGCGTAGTGGCCGCCGTCGTAGACGTGATCGAACTCTTCAGGGACCTCGTCAGGATCGACGATATCTGCGCCCATTTCCTTCATGATCTCCGTACACTTCTCGATGCCGAACTTCGCCATCGCCCGGTCGTGATCCGTGTATTTGTAAGTGATGCGGAGAAGCGGATCCCCGAAATCATCGGTATACGTCGGATCGAGGGACGTATAGTTATGCCACCAGGACATCGTCGCCATCGTGTACCAGACGACGAGGCTGCGGTTTGTGTAATGGAGCGATTTCTCCTTGAACTCCGGCCCCCAGTTCTTGGTCCCCTTCGGCACCGCGTTCGTCGCGATCGGACCGTGGCCGTACTGCCGCAGTTCGATTCCGCCGCCGTTGATAAAATCGAGGTCGGTGTGATCGAAGTTGTCGCCGGCGAAATCGCTGAGAGTGCCGCCAAGCGCTCCTGCGCCCATGAACAGGTTGAACTTCTTCTTTTCGAAGAAGCCGCGCGCGCCGAGGAATGTGATGCCGAACTGGCCGTTGTAATTGCGCCCGATGACCCCTTTCCGGGTCTCCGGATTGTACGGTTCCCCGATTTTGGATAAGTGCAGCAGCCGGTTGTTCGTAAAGGCGAACGCACCGAGCACGACGACGTCCGCCGGCTGGATGTATTCGAGGCCGGTCCGCAGATCGACATACATGACGCCTGTCGCTTTGCCGTTTTCGTGAAGCACCCGGCGTACGTAGGAATGAGTGCGGATCTCGCAGTTGCCCGTCTTCAGGGCAGTCGGGATGACCGTGACAAGCGGATCCGATTTCGCGCCGAAGTCACAGCCGTATTGTGTGCAGAATGAGCAGAACATGCACTGGGCAAGCGTTTCGCCGTCCGGATTCTTGTACGACTGGGACAGGTTCGCAGATGCCACCTGATACGGATGGTAGCCCATCTTCTTCGTCGTGTCCTTGAACAGTTTGACGGCTGGGGACTCTTTCATCGGCGGGTTCGGCCAGTCATTGGACCGCTTGTCCCCGAGCGGATCGGGTTCGCCGGATATCCCGGCGGTCTTCTCCCACTTATCATAGTAGGGTTCCATCTCATCATAGGTGATGCCCCAATCGCGGATGAACATCCCTTCCTGGATCTTCTTCTCCCCGTAGCGCTCGATCGTCTTCGACCGGAGCTCGAAATCGATCGGTTTCCACCGGTATGTAGCCCCTGCCCAGTGGACACTGCCGCCCCCGAGATCCGTACCGGCCATCATCTCTTTACGTGTGCGGACCGGCAGCGCCTCTTCATCCAGGTTATTCCGGGAGGTGATCGTCTCCGGCGCCAGATTCTGCATCATCTCGTAGCGATCCGTATATCGGAGTTCGTCTTTCACGCCGATGTAATCCTGGCGGTCGACGGGTTTTCCGCGTTCAAGGGTCACGACTTTGTAACCTGCTTTTGCCGCTTCCGCGGAAACGATGCCGCCTGCCCAGCCGCTGCCGACGACGACAACATCCACTTTCTTCAGTTTCTTGGCCATTTATATTCCTCCTATCCCCACATGTCCTGGTAATCGCGCAGGCTTTCCTGCTTCATGACCGCGAATTCTTCATCCTCGATCTGTCCGAGATACCCCATGCGCGGTCCCGGATACTCTTTCATCTTCCATCCTGCCATATTGCGGTTGCCCCCATAGACCGGGTCGGCATAGGCGCCTTCGATCGTCGTCTGCAGCAGCAGGTTGAAGAACGCGGTGGAGTGGATACCGTTCATGCGGATCTTCCCTTCCTCCAGATCGGTGAGGATGGCATCCATCTGTTCCCCCTCGAGCTCCGCGAATTTCTTGTCGTGTTTCGAGGACGCTTGATCCTGCATGGTCTTGATACCCTCCCGGAAGATTTCACCGCGGTTCATGCGGGTCTGATAGCGGGGGGTCGGTGCCGCCGTTTGGGTATCGGCGTTCGGCCCTTGGTTCTTCTGGTTGCGGTCCAGGTCTTCATAATAGGCGGCTTCCTGATTTTGCGGGAAGGGGCCTTTCATATAGGCGTGTGCATTCGAACCCCAATCGCCCGCGAGCTGCCGGTCGATGAAATACGGGACGCTCAGTTCGATGGCCCCCGGGCCGTTCTTGTCTTTCGGATACAGCCGTTCCGTCGCTGCGGACAATGTTTCGAAATCGTCCGTCCTGCTGAAGAACGTCCGGGCATCCATATCATGGTTGTCATCTTTGGCTGCCGTGTCCTTGTTTCCGGTATCTGCAGGCTTTTTCACCTGGCTCGTGACCAGGCTGCCGAGAAGTCCGCCGCCGATCAGTCCTCCTGCCACGAGACCGGAATTCTTCAGGAATTTCCGCCGGCTTTCGTCCTTGGCTTGCGGGGTCTTCGGTCTTTCCGTTTCCGCCATCACGATTCCTCCTTTACCTGATGTGCTGTCAGTCTTACCTGTAAGTATAAGAAAAATACAAAGAAGCCAGCCCTGAGTGCGCTATGCATGATGAAATTCAGGCATCCGGCAAGCAAGGGCTGGCTACTATAAGCACCATACCCTCTCTGTGTTTAAATAATCTCGAAGAAAGGAATAGTAGTGATTTTATTTTCAATCCATCAATCTGGAGTGGACCAACTCTCCCTGGACCCAGACCTGTCGGATGTGCTCCGGACGCACGAGGTACATCATCTTCTGGAACACATCGATCAGCGGCTCGTCCCGGTCGTAGAGCGGCAGCCGGGCGGAATGCAGGGAAGGGTCGATCCGCTGCACATCCCAAGCATAGCCTGTTTCAAGCCGTCCTACCGGCAGACTGAGACTTTCACCGCCGCCCGCTGTCGCGAGGTAGAAGGCTTCTGAGATGGTGATACGGGAATCCGGGGTGCCGCGCTCATCTGACGGAGTCCGCGGATCGACCCCGTCTTCGAGCATCCTCGACGACATGACGGCCTGGCGGGCATTGTCGAACAGGCTCGGCGAAAAGCCTCCGGAAATATCCGAACCGAGTCCGATATCCACCCCCATGCCCATGAACCGGCGGATCGGGATGACGCTGTTCGCGAAATACGCATTGGACACCGGGCAGTGGCCGATCGCCGTGCCGGTCTTTGCGAACAGGGCCGCATCCTCATCGGCGAGGAAGTTGCAGTGGGCCATGACGGACTTGTCCCGCAGCAGGCCGAAACTGTTCAGCACGAAGGCATCGTTCTCTCCGAAACGCTCCCGCACGTGATCATGCGCCCAGTCGCTTTCACTGCAGTGTGACTGCACATGTGTATCGTATTTGGCGGCGAGTTTCCCGAGGCCTTCCAGGACACTGTCCGTGCAGGTCGGCACGAACCGTGGCGTGACGACTGGGTAGACCCCCTGCTTGGTCCGCTGTCCGATCTCTTGAACGCGTTGGATGAACTCTTCGGTATCCCGCAGTGCGGTCTCAGTATTTTCATCACGATAGAACTCCGGACATTCCTCTTTGAGATCCATGACGACTTTGCCGACCAGCCCGCGCTGACCGCGGTCTGCACAGATTTCCGCCAGGCGTACGCTCGCTTCCTTATGGACGGTCGCAAAGTAGAGGGCCGTCGTCGTCCCGTTCGCGAGCAGTGTGCTGACTGCGTCAGAGTAGACGGTATCGGCGTAGCTGAGATCGCTGAATTTCGCTTCGCATGGGAACGTATAGGTGTTCAGCCAGTCGTGGAGAGGGATATCGAGTGCGGTGCCCGCCTGTGCCCATTGGGGGGCATGACAGTGCAGGTCGACCAAGCCGGGCAGCAGGTAACTGCCTTCCGGGATCACCGTCAGGCGGCCTGCTGATTCGGCGTCTTGCCGCAATTTTTCGTACGCATCATCACCCTGGTGCACGATGTCTGCGATGATGCCTTGGTCGTCCACGCAGAACAGGCAGTCCTGGAGAACGTCCACCTCCTGTTTCGTGCGGCTTGTGAATGCGGTGGCCTGGAATACGCTGGCATAGTTCACACTGCTTCCTCCTCGGTTCTTTTTTGTGGTGCCATTATAGCAGAACGGCTTTCCGGTTTGTGAAGTCGGCTTCTTCGTAATACGCATTTTTGACGAGCAAGTTCGGGCCCAGGCAGCGCACTGCAGGGCAATGGCAGCTGACCGATTTCGATAAGGGGTGCGCCTGCCAATCGCTGTACATATCCGGCAGGGAACCGGTCTGGATATTGCCGAGTGGCGGTACGTCGCCGAAGTCTGTCACGATGACATCACCTGTGAAAATATTGACGTTCAGACGTGAGCGTCCGTCCGGATCGTTCCGCATCGACACATTCGGGCTCTGCCGCAGCTGCATCAGCAGTTCCTGATCGTCTGGATCGGGGCTGCAGGCGTAGAACGGAAGGGTTCCGAACAGCATCCAGGTTTCGGGATCCCGGAAGCGGAGGAGATCACGGATTGCACTTCGCGTCTCATCCAGCGACAGGACATCCAGATCGGAGGCGAAGTCGCTCGGATACATCGGATGGATCTCATGCCGGGCGCACTTCATCTCCTGCACGACCTGCTCGTGGATCTTCTGAAGGTGGGGCAGGGTGCGGCGGTTGAGCATCGTTTCCGCCGACACCATGACGCCAAGATCAGCAAGCGCCCGGCTGTTGGCGATGAGCCGCTCGAACTGTGCCGCTTTCCGGTCGAATGACGGCTGGCGCTCCATATTGGCGAAGCCGCCTTCGGCGAAGTCTT comes from Sporosarcina trichiuri and encodes:
- a CDS encoding gluconate 2-dehydrogenase subunit 3 family protein; the encoded protein is MAETERPKTPQAKDESRRKFLKNSGLVAGGLIGGGLLGSLVTSQVKKPADTGNKDTAAKDDNHDMDARTFFSRTDDFETLSAATERLYPKDKNGPGAIELSVPYFIDRQLAGDWGSNAHAYMKGPFPQNQEAAYYEDLDRNQKNQGPNADTQTAAPTPRYQTRMNRGEIFREGIKTMQDQASSKHDKKFAELEGEQMDAILTDLEEGKIRMNGIHSTAFFNLLLQTTIEGAYADPVYGGNRNMAGWKMKEYPGPRMGYLGQIEDEEFAVMKQESLRDYQDMWG
- a CDS encoding GMC family oxidoreductase, whose product is MAKKLKKVDVVVVGSGWAGGIVSAEAAKAGYKVVTLERGKPVDRQDYIGVKDELRYTDRYEMMQNLAPETITSRNNLDEEALPVRTRKEMMAGTDLGGGSVHWAGATYRWKPIDFELRSKTIERYGEKKIQEGMFIRDWGITYDEMEPYYDKWEKTAGISGEPDPLGDKRSNDWPNPPMKESPAVKLFKDTTKKMGYHPYQVASANLSQSYKNPDGETLAQCMFCSFCTQYGCDFGAKSDPLVTVIPTALKTGNCEIRTHSYVRRVLHENGKATGVMYVDLRTGLEYIQPADVVVLGAFAFTNNRLLHLSKIGEPYNPETRKGVIGRNYNGQFGITFLGARGFFEKKKFNLFMGAGALGGTLSDFAGDNFDHTDLDFINGGGIELRQYGHGPIATNAVPKGTKNWGPEFKEKSLHYTNRSLVVWYTMATMSWWHNYTSLDPTYTDDFGDPLLRITYKYTDHDRAMAKFGIEKCTEIMKEMGADIVDPDEVPEEFDHVYDGGHYAGGVSMGEDPETSAVNNYLQMWDMENLFVVGGSAFPQFGGHHPTATIGALSYRASEGIINYLKDPKLLTQPKKAAANA
- the yfkAB gene encoding radical SAM/CxCxxxxC motif protein YfkAB, whose product is MTTLSERITTDPWEAYLDVDQHGHQVLSSIEFTTTYLCNMRCEHCAVGYMLQPKDPDALPVELLIRKLGEIPHLRTISLTGGEPMFSKRSVEQVVLPLLKYAHDRGIRTQLNSNLTMPLDRYEAIAPYLDVLHISHNWGTVEDFAEGGFANMERQPSFDRKAAQFERLIANSRALADLGVMVSAETMLNRRTLPHLQKIHEQVVQEMKCARHEIHPMYPSDFASDLDVLSLDETRSAIRDLLRFRDPETWMLFGTLPFYACSPDPDDQELLMQLRQSPNVSMRNDPDGRSRLNVNIFTGDVIVTDFGDVPPLGNIQTGSLPDMYSDWQAHPLSKSVSCHCPAVRCLGPNLLVKNAYYEEADFTNRKAVLL
- the guaD gene encoding guanine deaminase, whose translation is MNYASVFQATAFTSRTKQEVDVLQDCLFCVDDQGIIADIVHQGDDAYEKLRQDAESAGRLTVIPEGSYLLPGLVDLHCHAPQWAQAGTALDIPLHDWLNTYTFPCEAKFSDLSYADTVYSDAVSTLLANGTTTALYFATVHKEASVRLAEICADRGQRGLVGKVVMDLKEECPEFYRDENTETALRDTEEFIQRVQEIGQRTKQGVYPVVTPRFVPTCTDSVLEGLGKLAAKYDTHVQSHCSESDWAHDHVRERFGENDAFVLNSFGLLRDKSVMAHCNFLADEDAALFAKTGTAIGHCPVSNAYFANSVIPIRRFMGMGVDIGLGSDISGGFSPSLFDNARQAVMSSRMLEDGVDPRTPSDERGTPDSRITISEAFYLATAGGGESLSLPVGRLETGYAWDVQRIDPSLHSARLPLYDRDEPLIDVFQKMMYLVRPEHIRQVWVQGELVHSRLMD